Proteins found in one Oscarella lobularis chromosome 16, ooOscLobu1.1, whole genome shotgun sequence genomic segment:
- the LOC136196510 gene encoding pleckstrin homology domain-containing family G member 5-like isoform X5, translating to MALKDVEWDVLEASDDDLDEDYHGKRSTLTTNRFFSSARSDFDYADDDNDMRGGVAIHECQNSQCRSAPENSYPTRVCHHIECQETNGGRPYCLCTDCDELVHRASKSSHVRFNFTPADVITRDTSDYSDLDSLPTSPLPSRRATPDRHMSLADRLGAVGGRRLRKKKPTRRHNTDDLGKEWFALRIGVDDEVIPVLRSQTLREAVQPAFERHQISFQTASVYLRSSTTPLEWSFETYCLGGQTLRVEVRSPNLKAKSDKGLMSTIVRHLTRPKSPQVSQRKDKDRKFKEHFFKNADRLAVKRSGSFDDLDIRRSNSIPGSNTRRGSGRKDIRLLLGVGVDDGTTPPPPGTDTDETTTTTQLDETESSSHTTTTTTTTTTTDGKQNGVVGHTSSTRQKKLQAMLGSGFSSQAGRTLADQLELFSVYGLPGYDGEKIDLGRSEETRLGSWKDHVLGVESMLKRECDLQEAIWELLSTEESYMLALKAVLEVFYVCLQELKREKFLDIETEELFGNIAYVYSSSKSFWEKRLKPMVDGCKETRERIDPLQVVNALTYFDEDLEPYEEFCVREKNCVEYLTAQKKESVNFKAYLEWCESQPRCRRMKLADLLVKPMHRLIQYPLLLKAILKKSDDEEAIDKLLTVVERVECFLNRVNSMVGRKGQEERLSTIQAMISGYVGFECPPDLEKHFVNLFTLDLLSPMPGVPEFYNGLRDIYQEGSLKLKDSLHTLKSAKSDVHAFLFTDLFLLTTRVKKNRVKLLQQPMRVDRLVCEKLKDPFSFLLIYLNEYRFPVSWYLFQVATAEQAKQWMEALQDAQLAYANACRGLRLRSPPNGRRNRLPSVSSTGSWTSRAQSFSRTPSPGASPSPCRRCATMPLSNAVRQGWSASPSSSPLPTHRTTSHALPSLLVTESAAGSTTLTEIKENEVVASMSNRRSNGEGSGTSETSLDRLLDALPDSSCDENESLSDASSLASDRRSLTLPMDYVASPLVGRRPASLSSDRSAGGGGDAAARLSTVRTCGSCNELDRFGKNGSRRRDISSTKFIWQNREISNV from the exons ATGGCATTGAAGGACGTCGAATGGGACGTACTAGAGGCGtcggacgacgatttggacg AAGACTACCACGGTAAGCGTAGCACGCTaacgacgaatcgatttttttcatcgGCACGATCAGATTTCGACTAcgcggacgacgacaacgatatGCGCGGCGGCGTGG CGATTCACGAATGCCAAAATTCCCAGTGTCGAAGTGCACCGGAAAACTCGTATCCGACGCGC GTCTGTCATCACATCGAGTGTCAGGAGACGAACGGCGGTCGTCCCTACTGTCTCTGCACCGATTGCGACGAGCTCGTTCATCGTGCGAGCAAGTCCAGTCACGTGCGGTTTAACTTTACGCCGGCCG ACGTGATTACTCGCGATACGTCCGATTATTCGGATCTCGATTCGCTGCCGACTTCACCTCTGCCGTCGAGGCGAGCAACTCCCGA TCGTCACATGAGCCTCGCGGATCGTCTCGGAGCCGTCGGCGGTCGACGGctgcgaaagaaaaagccgaCAAGACGGCACAACACAGAC GACCTCGGTAAAGAATGGTTTGCGCTGagaatcggcgtcgacgacgaagtgattCCGGTGCTTCGAAGCCAAACTCTAAG GGAGGCGGTTCAGCCTGCCTTCGAACGGCATCAAATCTCGTTCCAAACGGCTTCCGTTTAccttcgatcgtcgacgactccgTTGGAGTGGAGTTTCGAGACGTATTGTCTCGGCGGACAGACTCTACGCGTCGAAGTTCGCAGTCCCA ATCTCAAGGCAAAATCTGATAAAGGACTCATGTCGACGATCGTGCGTCATCTGACGAGACCGAAATCGCCTCAAGTTAGTCAGCGAAAGGACAAAGATCGAAAATTCAAAGAG CACTTCTTCAAGAACGCGGATCGGCTCGCCGTCAAACGATCGGGCAgcttcgacgatctcgacaTTCGCCGCAGCAATAGCATACCTGGCAGCAAC ACGCGACGCGGCTCGGGACGCAAAGACATACGATTACTGCTTGGCGTCGGGGTAGACGACGGGACAACGCCTCCACCGCCCGGAACTGACacggacgagacgacgacgacgacgcaattAGACGAaacggaatcgtcgtcacacacgacgacgacgacgacgacgacgaccacgaCTGACGGCAAacagaacggcgtcgttggacacacgtcgtcgacgcgccaaAAGAAGCTTCAAGCGATGCTTGGATCCGGTTTCTCGAGCCAA GCTGGGCGAACGCTCGCCGATCAACTCGAACTCTTCTCCGTCTACGGACTTCCTGGTTACGATGgggagaaaatcgatttggGACGAAGCGAAGAGACGCGA TTGGGCTCTTGGAAGGACCACGTGTTAGGCGTGGAAAGCATGTTGAAACGCGAGTGCGATCTCCAGGAGGCGATATGGGAATTGTTGTCGACCGAGGAGTCGTATATGTTGGCGTTGAAAGCCGTTCTCGAGGTCTTCTACGTGTGCTTGCAGGAGTTGAAGCGCGAGAAATTTCTGGAT ATTGAGACGGAGGAATTGTTCGGCAACATTGCCTACGTCTACTCGTCGAGCAAGTCGTTTTGGGAGAAACGGCTAAAGCCCATGGTGGACGGG TGTAAGgaaacgagagaaagaatCGATCCCCTTCAAGTCGTCAATGCTCTCACATAC TTCGACGAAGATTTGGAGCCGTACGAGGAGTTCTGCGTGCGAGAAAAGAACTGCGTCGAATACCTGACTGCCCAGAAAAAGGAATCGGTCAACTTCAAAGCGTACTTAGAG tgGTGCGAATCGCAACCGCGATGCAGACGAATGAAATTAGCCGATCTCCTCGTCAAGCCCATGCATCGTCTGATTCAGTATCCGCTTCTCTTGAAAGCGATactgaagaagagcgacgacgaggaagcgaTCGACAAGCTCTTGACTGTG gtcgaGCGCGTCGAGTGCTTTTTGAATCGCGTCAATTCGATGGTCGGTCGTAAGGGTCAAGAGGAGAGACTGTCGACCATACAGGCTATGATAAGCGGATACGTGGGCTTCGAGTGCCCGCCGGATTTGGAAAAG CACTTCGTGAACCTATTCACGCTCGATCTTTTGAGTCCCATGCCCGGCGTGCCGGAGTTTTACAACGGCCTGCGCGACATCTATCAGGAGGGCtcgttgaaattgaaagactCGCTTCACACGCTCAAGTCGGCTAAG TCGGATGTTCACGCTTTCCTGTTCACCGACCTTTTCCTCCTGACGACGCGAGTAAAAAAGAATCGCGTGAAACTTCTCCAACAG cccATGCGCGTCGACCGTCTCGTTTGCGAAAAACTGAAAGACCCTT TTAGCTTCCTCCTTATCTATCTCAACGAGTACCGCTTCCCGGTGAGCTGGTACTTATTCCAAGTTGCGACCGCCGAACAGGCCAAACAATGGATGGAAGCGTTGCAAGACGCACAG CTCGCCTACGCGAACGCGTGTCGCGGTTTGCGACTCCGCTCCCCGCCTAACGGACGTCGCAATCGCCTGCcgtccgtttcgtcgacgggaagTTGGACGTCGCGCGCCCAGTCGTTCAgtcgaacgccgtcgccgggcgcgtcgccgtcgccgtgccGTCGCTGCGCGACGATGCCGCTATCGAATGCGGTGCGACAAGGCTGGAGcgcatcgccgtcgtcgtcgccgttgccgacgcatcggacgacgtcgcacgcGCTTCCGTCGCTACTCGTCACCGAGTCGGCGgcgggatcgacgacgttgacggaGATCAAGGAGAACGAGGTCGTCGCCTCGAtgtcgaatcgtcgaagtAACGGCGAGGGAAGTGGAACGTCGGAGACTAGTCTCGATCGGCTGCTCGACGCGTTGCCGGATTCGTCgtgcgacgagaacgagtcgTTGTCGGATGCGAGTTCGTTGGCGAGCGATCGTCGGAGTCTCACTTTGCCTATGGATTATGTTGCGTCGCCGTTGGTCGGACGACGACCcgcgtcgctgtcgtcggaTCGGagtgccggcggcggcggtgacgCGGCCGCTCGGTTGTCGACTGTGCGCACTTGCGGCAGTTGCAATGAGTTGGATCGGTTTGGGAAGAACGGCAGTAGGAGACGCGATATTTCGTCGACAAAGTTCATATGGCAGAATCGGGAGATTTC AAACGTTTGA
- the LOC136196510 gene encoding pleckstrin homology domain-containing family G member 5-like isoform X3: MALKDVEWDVLEASDDDLDEDYHDFDYADDDNDMRGGVAIHECQNSQCRSAPENSYPTRVCHHIECQETNGGRPYCLCTDCDELVHRASKSSHVRFNFTPADVITRDTSDYSDLDSLPTSPLPSRRATPDRHMSLADRLGAVGGRRLRKKKPTRRHNTDDLGKEWFALRIGVDDEVIPVLRSQTLREAVQPAFERHQISFQTASVYLRSSTTPLEWSFETYCLGGQTLRVEVRSPNLKAKSDKGLMSTIVRHLTRPKSPQVSQRKDKDRKFKEHFFKNADRLAVKRSGSFDDLDIRRSNSIPGSNTRRGSGRKDIRLLLGVGVDDGTTPPPPGTDTDETTTTTQLDETESSSHTTTTTTTTTTTDGKQNGVVGHTSSTRQKKLQAMLGSGFSSQAGRTLADQLELFSVYGLPGYDGEKIDLGRSEETRLGSWKDHVLGVESMLKRECDLQEAIWELLSTEESYMLALKAVLEVFYVCLQELKREKFLDIETEELFGNIAYVYSSSKSFWEKRLKPMVDGCKETRERIDPLQVVNALTYFDEDLEPYEEFCVREKNCVEYLTAQKKESVNFKAYLEWCESQPRCRRMKLADLLVKPMHRLIQYPLLLKAILKKSDDEEAIDKLLTVVERVECFLNRVNSMVGRKGQEERLSTIQAMISGYVGFECPPDLEKHFVNLFTLDLLSPMPGVPEFYNGLRDIYQEGSLKLKDSLHTLKSAKSDVHAFLFTDLFLLTTRVKKNRVKLLQQPMRVDRLVCEKLKDPFSFLLIYLNEYRFPVSWYLFQVATAEQAKQWMEALQDAQLAYANACRGLRLRSPPNGRRNRLPSVSSTGSWTSRAQSFSRTPSPGASPSPCRRCATMPLSNAVRQGWSASPSSSPLPTHRTTSHALPSLLVTESAAGSTTLTEIKENEVVASMSNRRSNGEGSGTSETSLDRLLDALPDSSCDENESLSDASSLASDRRSLTLPMDYVASPLVGRRPASLSSDRSAGGGGDAAARLSTVRTCGSCNELDRFGKNGSRRRDISSTKFIWQNREISNV; encoded by the exons ATGGCATTGAAGGACGTCGAATGGGACGTACTAGAGGCGtcggacgacgatttggacg AAGACTACCACG ATTTCGACTAcgcggacgacgacaacgatatGCGCGGCGGCGTGG CGATTCACGAATGCCAAAATTCCCAGTGTCGAAGTGCACCGGAAAACTCGTATCCGACGCGC GTCTGTCATCACATCGAGTGTCAGGAGACGAACGGCGGTCGTCCCTACTGTCTCTGCACCGATTGCGACGAGCTCGTTCATCGTGCGAGCAAGTCCAGTCACGTGCGGTTTAACTTTACGCCGGCCG ACGTGATTACTCGCGATACGTCCGATTATTCGGATCTCGATTCGCTGCCGACTTCACCTCTGCCGTCGAGGCGAGCAACTCCCGA TCGTCACATGAGCCTCGCGGATCGTCTCGGAGCCGTCGGCGGTCGACGGctgcgaaagaaaaagccgaCAAGACGGCACAACACAGAC GACCTCGGTAAAGAATGGTTTGCGCTGagaatcggcgtcgacgacgaagtgattCCGGTGCTTCGAAGCCAAACTCTAAG GGAGGCGGTTCAGCCTGCCTTCGAACGGCATCAAATCTCGTTCCAAACGGCTTCCGTTTAccttcgatcgtcgacgactccgTTGGAGTGGAGTTTCGAGACGTATTGTCTCGGCGGACAGACTCTACGCGTCGAAGTTCGCAGTCCCA ATCTCAAGGCAAAATCTGATAAAGGACTCATGTCGACGATCGTGCGTCATCTGACGAGACCGAAATCGCCTCAAGTTAGTCAGCGAAAGGACAAAGATCGAAAATTCAAAGAG CACTTCTTCAAGAACGCGGATCGGCTCGCCGTCAAACGATCGGGCAgcttcgacgatctcgacaTTCGCCGCAGCAATAGCATACCTGGCAGCAAC ACGCGACGCGGCTCGGGACGCAAAGACATACGATTACTGCTTGGCGTCGGGGTAGACGACGGGACAACGCCTCCACCGCCCGGAACTGACacggacgagacgacgacgacgacgcaattAGACGAaacggaatcgtcgtcacacacgacgacgacgacgacgacgacgaccacgaCTGACGGCAAacagaacggcgtcgttggacacacgtcgtcgacgcgccaaAAGAAGCTTCAAGCGATGCTTGGATCCGGTTTCTCGAGCCAA GCTGGGCGAACGCTCGCCGATCAACTCGAACTCTTCTCCGTCTACGGACTTCCTGGTTACGATGgggagaaaatcgatttggGACGAAGCGAAGAGACGCGA TTGGGCTCTTGGAAGGACCACGTGTTAGGCGTGGAAAGCATGTTGAAACGCGAGTGCGATCTCCAGGAGGCGATATGGGAATTGTTGTCGACCGAGGAGTCGTATATGTTGGCGTTGAAAGCCGTTCTCGAGGTCTTCTACGTGTGCTTGCAGGAGTTGAAGCGCGAGAAATTTCTGGAT ATTGAGACGGAGGAATTGTTCGGCAACATTGCCTACGTCTACTCGTCGAGCAAGTCGTTTTGGGAGAAACGGCTAAAGCCCATGGTGGACGGG TGTAAGgaaacgagagaaagaatCGATCCCCTTCAAGTCGTCAATGCTCTCACATAC TTCGACGAAGATTTGGAGCCGTACGAGGAGTTCTGCGTGCGAGAAAAGAACTGCGTCGAATACCTGACTGCCCAGAAAAAGGAATCGGTCAACTTCAAAGCGTACTTAGAG tgGTGCGAATCGCAACCGCGATGCAGACGAATGAAATTAGCCGATCTCCTCGTCAAGCCCATGCATCGTCTGATTCAGTATCCGCTTCTCTTGAAAGCGATactgaagaagagcgacgacgaggaagcgaTCGACAAGCTCTTGACTGTG gtcgaGCGCGTCGAGTGCTTTTTGAATCGCGTCAATTCGATGGTCGGTCGTAAGGGTCAAGAGGAGAGACTGTCGACCATACAGGCTATGATAAGCGGATACGTGGGCTTCGAGTGCCCGCCGGATTTGGAAAAG CACTTCGTGAACCTATTCACGCTCGATCTTTTGAGTCCCATGCCCGGCGTGCCGGAGTTTTACAACGGCCTGCGCGACATCTATCAGGAGGGCtcgttgaaattgaaagactCGCTTCACACGCTCAAGTCGGCTAAG TCGGATGTTCACGCTTTCCTGTTCACCGACCTTTTCCTCCTGACGACGCGAGTAAAAAAGAATCGCGTGAAACTTCTCCAACAG cccATGCGCGTCGACCGTCTCGTTTGCGAAAAACTGAAAGACCCTT TTAGCTTCCTCCTTATCTATCTCAACGAGTACCGCTTCCCGGTGAGCTGGTACTTATTCCAAGTTGCGACCGCCGAACAGGCCAAACAATGGATGGAAGCGTTGCAAGACGCACAG CTCGCCTACGCGAACGCGTGTCGCGGTTTGCGACTCCGCTCCCCGCCTAACGGACGTCGCAATCGCCTGCcgtccgtttcgtcgacgggaagTTGGACGTCGCGCGCCCAGTCGTTCAgtcgaacgccgtcgccgggcgcgtcgccgtcgccgtgccGTCGCTGCGCGACGATGCCGCTATCGAATGCGGTGCGACAAGGCTGGAGcgcatcgccgtcgtcgtcgccgttgccgacgcatcggacgacgtcgcacgcGCTTCCGTCGCTACTCGTCACCGAGTCGGCGgcgggatcgacgacgttgacggaGATCAAGGAGAACGAGGTCGTCGCCTCGAtgtcgaatcgtcgaagtAACGGCGAGGGAAGTGGAACGTCGGAGACTAGTCTCGATCGGCTGCTCGACGCGTTGCCGGATTCGTCgtgcgacgagaacgagtcgTTGTCGGATGCGAGTTCGTTGGCGAGCGATCGTCGGAGTCTCACTTTGCCTATGGATTATGTTGCGTCGCCGTTGGTCGGACGACGACCcgcgtcgctgtcgtcggaTCGGagtgccggcggcggcggtgacgCGGCCGCTCGGTTGTCGACTGTGCGCACTTGCGGCAGTTGCAATGAGTTGGATCGGTTTGGGAAGAACGGCAGTAGGAGACGCGATATTTCGTCGACAAAGTTCATATGGCAGAATCGGGAGATTTC AAACGTTTGA
- the LOC136196510 gene encoding pleckstrin homology domain-containing family G member 5-like isoform X1 produces the protein MGRTRGVGRRFGRSISHGIVDCRRRITETSSRSSLKRCRAIDIDAFVSSSASSTSYQDYHGKRSTLTTNRFFSSARSDFDYADDDNDMRGGVAIHECQNSQCRSAPENSYPTRVCHHIECQETNGGRPYCLCTDCDELVHRASKSSHVRFNFTPADVITRDTSDYSDLDSLPTSPLPSRRATPDRHMSLADRLGAVGGRRLRKKKPTRRHNTDDLGKEWFALRIGVDDEVIPVLRSQTLREAVQPAFERHQISFQTASVYLRSSTTPLEWSFETYCLGGQTLRVEVRSPNLKAKSDKGLMSTIVRHLTRPKSPQVSQRKDKDRKFKEHFFKNADRLAVKRSGSFDDLDIRRSNSIPGSNTRRGSGRKDIRLLLGVGVDDGTTPPPPGTDTDETTTTTQLDETESSSHTTTTTTTTTTTDGKQNGVVGHTSSTRQKKLQAMLGSGFSSQAGRTLADQLELFSVYGLPGYDGEKIDLGRSEETRLGSWKDHVLGVESMLKRECDLQEAIWELLSTEESYMLALKAVLEVFYVCLQELKREKFLDIETEELFGNIAYVYSSSKSFWEKRLKPMVDGCKETRERIDPLQVVNALTYFDEDLEPYEEFCVREKNCVEYLTAQKKESVNFKAYLEWCESQPRCRRMKLADLLVKPMHRLIQYPLLLKAILKKSDDEEAIDKLLTVVERVECFLNRVNSMVGRKGQEERLSTIQAMISGYVGFECPPDLEKHFVNLFTLDLLSPMPGVPEFYNGLRDIYQEGSLKLKDSLHTLKSAKSDVHAFLFTDLFLLTTRVKKNRVKLLQQPMRVDRLVCEKLKDPFSFLLIYLNEYRFPVSWYLFQVATAEQAKQWMEALQDAQLAYANACRGLRLRSPPNGRRNRLPSVSSTGSWTSRAQSFSRTPSPGASPSPCRRCATMPLSNAVRQGWSASPSSSPLPTHRTTSHALPSLLVTESAAGSTTLTEIKENEVVASMSNRRSNGEGSGTSETSLDRLLDALPDSSCDENESLSDASSLASDRRSLTLPMDYVASPLVGRRPASLSSDRSAGGGGDAAARLSTVRTCGSCNELDRFGKNGSRRRDISSTKFIWQNREISNV, from the exons ATGGGACGTACTAGAGGCGtcggacgacgatttggacg TTCGATCTCGCACGGGATCGTcgattgtcgacgtcgcattACGGAGACGTCGAGTCGTTCGTCTCTCAAGCGCTGTCGCGCGATCGATATCGACgccttcgtctcgtcgtcggcgtcgtcgacgtcgtatc AAGACTACCACGGTAAGCGTAGCACGCTaacgacgaatcgatttttttcatcgGCACGATCAGATTTCGACTAcgcggacgacgacaacgatatGCGCGGCGGCGTGG CGATTCACGAATGCCAAAATTCCCAGTGTCGAAGTGCACCGGAAAACTCGTATCCGACGCGC GTCTGTCATCACATCGAGTGTCAGGAGACGAACGGCGGTCGTCCCTACTGTCTCTGCACCGATTGCGACGAGCTCGTTCATCGTGCGAGCAAGTCCAGTCACGTGCGGTTTAACTTTACGCCGGCCG ACGTGATTACTCGCGATACGTCCGATTATTCGGATCTCGATTCGCTGCCGACTTCACCTCTGCCGTCGAGGCGAGCAACTCCCGA TCGTCACATGAGCCTCGCGGATCGTCTCGGAGCCGTCGGCGGTCGACGGctgcgaaagaaaaagccgaCAAGACGGCACAACACAGAC GACCTCGGTAAAGAATGGTTTGCGCTGagaatcggcgtcgacgacgaagtgattCCGGTGCTTCGAAGCCAAACTCTAAG GGAGGCGGTTCAGCCTGCCTTCGAACGGCATCAAATCTCGTTCCAAACGGCTTCCGTTTAccttcgatcgtcgacgactccgTTGGAGTGGAGTTTCGAGACGTATTGTCTCGGCGGACAGACTCTACGCGTCGAAGTTCGCAGTCCCA ATCTCAAGGCAAAATCTGATAAAGGACTCATGTCGACGATCGTGCGTCATCTGACGAGACCGAAATCGCCTCAAGTTAGTCAGCGAAAGGACAAAGATCGAAAATTCAAAGAG CACTTCTTCAAGAACGCGGATCGGCTCGCCGTCAAACGATCGGGCAgcttcgacgatctcgacaTTCGCCGCAGCAATAGCATACCTGGCAGCAAC ACGCGACGCGGCTCGGGACGCAAAGACATACGATTACTGCTTGGCGTCGGGGTAGACGACGGGACAACGCCTCCACCGCCCGGAACTGACacggacgagacgacgacgacgacgcaattAGACGAaacggaatcgtcgtcacacacgacgacgacgacgacgacgacgaccacgaCTGACGGCAAacagaacggcgtcgttggacacacgtcgtcgacgcgccaaAAGAAGCTTCAAGCGATGCTTGGATCCGGTTTCTCGAGCCAA GCTGGGCGAACGCTCGCCGATCAACTCGAACTCTTCTCCGTCTACGGACTTCCTGGTTACGATGgggagaaaatcgatttggGACGAAGCGAAGAGACGCGA TTGGGCTCTTGGAAGGACCACGTGTTAGGCGTGGAAAGCATGTTGAAACGCGAGTGCGATCTCCAGGAGGCGATATGGGAATTGTTGTCGACCGAGGAGTCGTATATGTTGGCGTTGAAAGCCGTTCTCGAGGTCTTCTACGTGTGCTTGCAGGAGTTGAAGCGCGAGAAATTTCTGGAT ATTGAGACGGAGGAATTGTTCGGCAACATTGCCTACGTCTACTCGTCGAGCAAGTCGTTTTGGGAGAAACGGCTAAAGCCCATGGTGGACGGG TGTAAGgaaacgagagaaagaatCGATCCCCTTCAAGTCGTCAATGCTCTCACATAC TTCGACGAAGATTTGGAGCCGTACGAGGAGTTCTGCGTGCGAGAAAAGAACTGCGTCGAATACCTGACTGCCCAGAAAAAGGAATCGGTCAACTTCAAAGCGTACTTAGAG tgGTGCGAATCGCAACCGCGATGCAGACGAATGAAATTAGCCGATCTCCTCGTCAAGCCCATGCATCGTCTGATTCAGTATCCGCTTCTCTTGAAAGCGATactgaagaagagcgacgacgaggaagcgaTCGACAAGCTCTTGACTGTG gtcgaGCGCGTCGAGTGCTTTTTGAATCGCGTCAATTCGATGGTCGGTCGTAAGGGTCAAGAGGAGAGACTGTCGACCATACAGGCTATGATAAGCGGATACGTGGGCTTCGAGTGCCCGCCGGATTTGGAAAAG CACTTCGTGAACCTATTCACGCTCGATCTTTTGAGTCCCATGCCCGGCGTGCCGGAGTTTTACAACGGCCTGCGCGACATCTATCAGGAGGGCtcgttgaaattgaaagactCGCTTCACACGCTCAAGTCGGCTAAG TCGGATGTTCACGCTTTCCTGTTCACCGACCTTTTCCTCCTGACGACGCGAGTAAAAAAGAATCGCGTGAAACTTCTCCAACAG cccATGCGCGTCGACCGTCTCGTTTGCGAAAAACTGAAAGACCCTT TTAGCTTCCTCCTTATCTATCTCAACGAGTACCGCTTCCCGGTGAGCTGGTACTTATTCCAAGTTGCGACCGCCGAACAGGCCAAACAATGGATGGAAGCGTTGCAAGACGCACAG CTCGCCTACGCGAACGCGTGTCGCGGTTTGCGACTCCGCTCCCCGCCTAACGGACGTCGCAATCGCCTGCcgtccgtttcgtcgacgggaagTTGGACGTCGCGCGCCCAGTCGTTCAgtcgaacgccgtcgccgggcgcgtcgccgtcgccgtgccGTCGCTGCGCGACGATGCCGCTATCGAATGCGGTGCGACAAGGCTGGAGcgcatcgccgtcgtcgtcgccgttgccgacgcatcggacgacgtcgcacgcGCTTCCGTCGCTACTCGTCACCGAGTCGGCGgcgggatcgacgacgttgacggaGATCAAGGAGAACGAGGTCGTCGCCTCGAtgtcgaatcgtcgaagtAACGGCGAGGGAAGTGGAACGTCGGAGACTAGTCTCGATCGGCTGCTCGACGCGTTGCCGGATTCGTCgtgcgacgagaacgagtcgTTGTCGGATGCGAGTTCGTTGGCGAGCGATCGTCGGAGTCTCACTTTGCCTATGGATTATGTTGCGTCGCCGTTGGTCGGACGACGACCcgcgtcgctgtcgtcggaTCGGagtgccggcggcggcggtgacgCGGCCGCTCGGTTGTCGACTGTGCGCACTTGCGGCAGTTGCAATGAGTTGGATCGGTTTGGGAAGAACGGCAGTAGGAGACGCGATATTTCGTCGACAAAGTTCATATGGCAGAATCGGGAGATTTC AAACGTTTGA